Below is a window of Mycolicibacterium rhodesiae NBB3 DNA.
ATGGGCCCCGACGAGACCGCCAGCAACCGGCTCGGCGCGGTGTTTGAGCAAACCGACCGGGTGTGGCAAGGCGAATCGCTGCCCACCGATGAGCACCTCGCGCGGGCGGGACGTGTCATGGAGGTGCTCTCCGAGCACCTGTGCCAGGGCTGGCTGGAGGGCTATCTACTCACCGGCCGGCACGGCCTGTTCTCCTGCTACGAGGCGTTCATCCACATCGTGGATTCGATGGTCAACCAGCACGCGAAATGGCTCAAAGTCACCAACGACATACCGTGGCGGGCGCCGATCGCGTCGCTGAACTACCTGCTGACCTCGCACGTGTGGCGCCAGGACCACAACGGGTTCTCCCACCAGGACCCCGGGTTCATCGACCATGTGGTGAACAAGAAGGCGGCGATCGTGCGGGTGTATCTGCCGCCGGACGCCAACACGTTGCTGTCGGTGGCCGATCACTGTCTGCGCAGCCGCCAGTACATCAACTTGATTGTGGCCGGCAAGCAGCCGGCGCTGTCCTATCTGGACATCGAGGAGGCGGTCGCGCACTGCACCCGCGGGCTGGGAATCTGGGAATGGGCCGGCAACGACGGCGGCGACGGCGCCGACGGGCTGCCGGACGTGGTGCTGGCCTGCGCGGGCGACGTCCCGACCCTGGAAACGCTCGCGGCCGCGGCGCTGCTGCGACAACACCTGCCCGCCCTGCGGGTGCGGGTCGTCAACGTGGTCGATCTGATGCGGCTGCAGCCCGATACCGAACACCCGCACGGGCTGCCCGACGCCCAGTTCGATGCACTGTTCACCCCGGACCGGCCGGTCATCTTCGCCTACCACGGCTACCCGTGGCTGATCCACCGGCTCACTTACCGGCGGGCCAACCACGTCAACATCCACGTCCGCGGCTATAAGGAGGAAGGAACCACGACCACTCCGTTCGACCTCGTCATGCTCAACGACCTGGACCGCTTCCACCTGGTCATCGACGTCATCGACCGGGTACCGGGCCTGGGCGCCGCCGCGGCGGCGCTGCGCCAGCGGATGGTTGACGCGCGGCTGCGCGCCCGCGCCTACACCCGAGCCCACGGCGAGGACGACCCCGCCATCAGCGGCTGGACCTGGCCCTCTTAGACCAGATCCCGACTGTCGCCGCCGGGTCGAGCCGCCTGGAACGTCGGCATCCGAACCCGAACCCAACCACCAAGGAGGAGAAACCATGGACAGCCATCGCGATCAATCTTTCGACGACCCGGCCAGCCAAGCCGCTGCCACCGCCGAGTATCGGGTAATAGCCAGCTACCGCGACTACACCCAGGCGCAGGGCACCGTCGACTATCTCTCCGATGCGGATTTCCCCGTGGAGAATCTACGCATCGTGGGCCACGGCGTGAGCACCGTGGAGGCCATCACCGGCCGCATGACCCCTGCACGCGCCGCCCTCACCGGTGCGGCCGGCGGCGCATGGTGGGGCTTGTTCATCGGCCTGCTGTTGGGAATGTTCGCCGCCGGCGCCGCATGGTTAGGCGTCATGCTCGCCGGCCTGCTCATCGGCGCCGTGTGGGGGGCGATCTTCGGATTCGTCGAACATTGGGCCACCCACGGCCGCCGGGACTTCACGTCCGTCTCCACCCTGGCCGCCGAGCGTTACGACATCGCGTGTACACCGGCCCTGGCCGCCAAGGCCGCCGATCTGCTCACCACCAGGCGCTAACCGACGATCAGGGGAGTTGCGTCATCACGGCCGGTGAGGCCAGCACCTCGCCCGGTATACCGCCGCTACGTCGTAGGGCCCCTCACCGCGGCGCCCCTTGACCAACCTATACCCCATGGGGGTATAATCTCCGATAGGGGTACTCCCCATGGGTATCTGTAGGAAAGGGGCGACGATGGACACCACCGCACCGGGTTATGTGGACTCCAAGAATGCCTACGTCCTGCGGCTGCGCCGAATCGAGGGTCAGGTGCGTGGGCTGGCTCGGATGATCGAGGAAGACACCTACTGCATCGATGTGCTCACCCAGGTCTCGGCCACCACCAAAGCGCTGGGATCGATGGCGTTGATACTGCTCGACGAACATCTGACGCACTGCGTCAGCGACGCCGTCCAGGCGGGCGGGAACGTGGCGGAGGAAAAGATCAACGAAGCTTCGGCGGCCATCGCGCGTCTCGTGCGCTCCTGAACAACCCATTTCCTGACCGACCCGTACCGCGGAAGGACTCAACACCATGGACCTGAAGCTCACCCGCTCGCTGCCGCCGGCTGCGCCCGCAACCGCCCGATGCAGTTGCTGCTCCACGCAACCGCAGACCGCATCCATTCCGATCACTCCGTCGAAGGACAACGCCATGAGCACCACCACCACCGCCAGCTACCCCGTCACCGGAATGACTTGCGCTCACTGCGTCGGCGCGGTCACCAAGGAACTCACCGCGCTGCCCGGCGTCACCTCGGTGAACATAGAGCTGGTCTCCGGAGGCGCCTCAACCGTCACCGTCACCAGCGACACCCCGATCGGCAACGACGAGGTCGCCGCCGCTCTCGACGAGGCCGGCGACTACCGCCTGGCCACCGACTGACAAACCCCGGCACCGCTTCGCTAATGCGTGAACGTGAAGGAGAGGACAGCACATGAGCACCACCGATCACGCCGCCGAACTTGACAACCCGCGCAGCGTCGAGCTGTCGATCGGCGGGATGACCTGCGCCTCGTGCGCCGTGCGTATCGAGAAGAAACTCAACAAACTCGACGGGGTCAGCGCCACCGTCAACTTTGCCACCGAAAAAGCGAAGGTCACCTTCGCCGACGAGGTGGCCCCCGAGGATCTGGTCGCGACAGTGGAGGCGACCGGCTACACCGCCACCTTTCCCCGGCTGCCCGACGCGGCCCGCGAGGAGACGGCCGGCCCGCCAGAACCCGACGAGGCCGCGGGCTGGCGGCAGCGGCTGATCGTGTCGACGGTGCTGACCGTGCCGGCCGTGCTGCTGTCGATGGTCCCGGCGCTGCAGTTCGACAACTGGCAGTGGCTGACGCTGACACTGGCCTCGCCGGTGGTGGTGTGGGGTGCACTGCCCTTCCACCGCGCCGCGTGGACCAACCTTAAGCACGGCGCCGCCACCATGGACACCCTGATCTCGGTCGGAGTTACGGCCGCATACCTATGGTCATTGTGGGCGCTTTTCTTCACCCACGCCGGCATGACCGGCATGACAATGACCTTCGACCTGCTGACCACCGGCAGCGCCGAACCGCACATCTACCTCGAGGTCGCCTCCGCCGTCACGGTGTTCATCCTGGCCGGGCGTTACTTCGAAGCCCGTGCCAAGCGGCAATCCGGCGCGGCGCTGCGCGCACTCCTAGACCTGGGCGCCAAAGACGTCGCCGTGCTGCGCGATGGATCGACCGAGACCCGAATCCCGATCGGCCAACTCGCCGTCGGCGACCAGTTCGTCATCCGCCCCGGCGAGAAGATCGCCACCGACGGAGTCATCACCTCGGGCACCACCGCGGTCGACGCGTCGATGCTCACCGGCGAACCGGTACCCGTCGAGGTCGGACCGGGCGACAGCGTCGTCGGCGCCACGGTTAACGCCGGCGGCCGGATCCTCGTGCGCGCCACCCGCGTCGGAGCCGACACCCAACTCGCGCAGATGGCGCGCCTGGTCACCGAGGCGCAGAACGGCAAGGCGCCGGTGCAACGCCTCGCCGACCGGGTCTCGGCGGTATTCGTCCCCATCGTCATCGGGCTCGCGCTGCTCACCCTCGCCGCCTGGCTGTTAACCGGAAACTCGGTGACCGCCGCATTCACCGCCGCGGTCGCGGTGCTGATCATCGCCTGCCCGTGCGCCCTGGGTCTGGCGACCCCGACCGCGCTGCTCGTGGGCACCGGTCGCGGCGCTCAACTGGGAATCCTGATCAAGGGCCCGCAGATCCTCGAATCGACC
It encodes the following:
- a CDS encoding general stress protein, with the protein product MDSHRDQSFDDPASQAAATAEYRVIASYRDYTQAQGTVDYLSDADFPVENLRIVGHGVSTVEAITGRMTPARAALTGAAGGAWWGLFIGLLLGMFAAGAAWLGVMLAGLLIGAVWGAIFGFVEHWATHGRRDFTSVSTLAAERYDIACTPALAAKAADLLTTRR
- a CDS encoding metal-sensitive transcriptional regulator, translating into MDTTAPGYVDSKNAYVLRLRRIEGQVRGLARMIEEDTYCIDVLTQVSATTKALGSMALILLDEHLTHCVSDAVQAGGNVAEEKINEASAAIARLVRS
- a CDS encoding heavy-metal-associated domain-containing protein, with protein sequence MSTTTTASYPVTGMTCAHCVGAVTKELTALPGVTSVNIELVSGGASTVTVTSDTPIGNDEVAAALDEAGDYRLATD
- a CDS encoding heavy metal translocating P-type ATPase, whose protein sequence is MSTTDHAAELDNPRSVELSIGGMTCASCAVRIEKKLNKLDGVSATVNFATEKAKVTFADEVAPEDLVATVEATGYTATFPRLPDAAREETAGPPEPDEAAGWRQRLIVSTVLTVPAVLLSMVPALQFDNWQWLTLTLASPVVVWGALPFHRAAWTNLKHGAATMDTLISVGVTAAYLWSLWALFFTHAGMTGMTMTFDLLTTGSAEPHIYLEVASAVTVFILAGRYFEARAKRQSGAALRALLDLGAKDVAVLRDGSTETRIPIGQLAVGDQFVIRPGEKIATDGVITSGTTAVDASMLTGEPVPVEVGPGDSVVGATVNAGGRILVRATRVGADTQLAQMARLVTEAQNGKAPVQRLADRVSAVFVPIVIGLALLTLAAWLLTGNSVTAAFTAAVAVLIIACPCALGLATPTALLVGTGRGAQLGILIKGPQILESTRRIDTIVLDKTGTVTTGRMAVASVHAAGGESEAEALRLAGALEHASEHPIARAIAAHAAALGPPPEVENFENHGGQGVSGVVEGHAIVAGRYSWLREQWALTAPESLQLVVDEAETAGRTPVWIAWDGAIRAVIVVSDTVKATSAAAVGELRALGLRPVLLTGDNHRAAQAVAHQVGIDEVVAEVLPADKVDVIKKLQGEGRVVAMVGDGVNDAAALAQADLGLAMGTGTDVAIEASDLTLVRGDLRAAPDAIRLARATLRTIKGNLFWAFAYNVAALPLAAVGLLNPLIAGAAMAFSSVFVVTNSLRLRRFTPTR